From the genome of Candidatus Saccharimonadales bacterium:
AAACAAGCAGGAAACAGTTACCGAGGAATCATCGACAGGAACTGAAGATATGCCGTCATCAATGCCTGGAATGGATCACTAGGATACATTATGGAAAAGCATAGTGAAGCAGAATCGAATCAACAGCGAAAGCGGAGTAGCCTTACTCGGAATGTAAAGGTTGCACTCGTTGTAGTCGCAGCAATCGTGGCTATCCTGCTATCTTACGTAGCCTACATCTACTTCGCTTCACCTGCCGTTGTACGTTCTCCTAGATTAGAACACTACCACTTCCGTATGCAGATAGTAGTAAATGGCAAGGCAGAAAACTTCGCGGACAAGAAGTACCAGACGGGTTACATCAAAGACCAATGTAACGCCAACTTGCCCGAGCAACCTATTCACTTTCACGATAATAAAGACCAATTCACGCATATCCACTGGGAAGGCATGACTGGTGGCATGGTTTTGAAGTACTATGGTTGGAATTTTATTGGCGGTATGAATAACGCACTAGGATATAAGCTTGATGATCTAAGTGACATTCAAGAAGTAACAACGCACGGAAGCTACTTACCTGATAGACCTAAAGATGCCAAGTTCTATATCTATACAGGTGATGAAAATAAATACGAAGAAAAGAATTTTGATGATTTTACCTCACAAGATCTTGAAAAGTTTTTCGGTAAAACAAGCAATTTACCCGCCCACGAGATCAATCAGAAGCAAGCCAGCCTGTTAGATAAAATGTTTCCCACGGTATCAGCACATGGCGGCGTCGAAGACGGAAACGACGGTGAAGCAGGCGAAGAAACTGAGCAAGAAAAGCTAACTCGTATCAACAATCTGATCGGTAACGTCGTACTCTTTGTGCAGAAAGGCAAACCAACCGATCAGCAGATTAAAGATCGCTTTAATAACCTAGAACCACTGAGTGATAGCACATGTGGAGGATAAAGGAATGAAAGATCAAAGCAACCATCTGAGGATTTTTTGGCTACCCCTCATCCTTTTGATCATACACAGTATTGACGAAGTAGTAACAGGATTTCCTAATTGGGCAACGGAATATTTTGGAACGACAACACTTCCATTCTTTATCTATACCCACATACCAGTACTGGTACTCGTCTTCCTGTCGTCCTTCTTTGCTGCAAGGAATAAAGGTGGTGAGTTTTGGCGCATATTGGCAACAGCATGGGCTGTGCAGTTTGTGGCGAATGGCTTATTTCATATTGGGACAAGCATCATATCGAAAGAATTTACCCCTGGTATTCTTACAGCGGTATTACTGCTTCTGCCTTTGTCTTTTCTATTCATTCGCAGAGTTCTCAGTAGCAAATTATTATCTAAAAAACAATTCTACCTATCTTCCGCTATAGGCATAGTACTTTATACTCTTGCAGCTATAAGTCTTTCGTTTGAAGGTTCAATTGACTGGATGTTAAAGACATGAAATGAGAGAAATTGCACATGTGGAATAACCTATTAAATTTACAAGGAGAAAAATATGGAAAATAAACGTTTACTAATTATCATAGGTGTTATCATAGTGGGTTTTGGAGGCTTGGTTGCACTAACTAAATTGAACGCGACTGAAACGAAAAGTAATGGCTCTGATAATCTTTACGGCAAACTAGATAGTCCAGTGCAGTTGACTGAGTTCGTCGACTTTCAATGTGAGGCGTGTTACGCGTTCTATCCAACTGTTAAAGCAGTTAAAGAGAAATACAAAGACCAGGTGAAATTTCAGGTGAAGAACTTCCCGATCTCTTCAGCTCATGCTAACTCACTTGCTGCGGCAGCCTCGGCTCAAGCGGCGGCAAAGCAGGGTAAGTTCTGGGAGATGCATAACCTACTTTTTGAACGTCAAAAGATGTGGGAAAATGACACAAACCGCGATGAAGTCTTTGCTTCTTTTGCGAATGAGTTGAGTCTAAATCCAGACCAATTTAAGAGTGATGTCGCCAGTAGCGAAACTCGTGCAACTATTAACGCTGATCTCGATGAAGTAAAACGACTAGGGGGAGATGGAACACCGACCTTCGTGCTTAACGGCAAGAAGATTGATAATCCAGAGAACTCTATCGAAGCCTTCTCTGCCATGCTCGACAAAGAACTCGAAAAAGTACCAAAAAATTAGTTTAAAATTCTAGTAGCTCATTGTATGGCAATAGTACATTGTTTGGTGTACTATTGTGCTATGGAAGTAATAAAGAACAGTGAAGTCCTTGCCCGTTTCGGCCATGCCATTTCAGACCCGACACGCGCGCGTATTCTATTAGCCCTACGTACAGCTCCTGGTTATCCTGCTGAACTAGCCGCTACACTAGACGTATCTAAACAAAGCTTGTCGAACCACCTCTATTGCCTGAAATGCTGCGGTTTAGTGATAGCTACTTCCGAAGGAAGACGAACTCGTTACGAACTATCGGATATAAAACTTTCACACGCCCTAAATGATCTTTTAGGAGTCGTTCTTGATGTGGATTCTGCATACTGCTTGAATGATGAGAATAATAATGGAGAGAAAAAATGACATTTAAGAAAACGCATAGACTCGGCCTAATTCTTTCGTATATTACCGTGGGGTATAACGTAGTGGAAGGTATTGTGTCCGTTATTCTAGGAGCAATGACAGGCAGTATTGCGCTTGCCGGTTTTGGACTCGATAGCTTCATTGAGTCTATGTCTGGTAGTGTTATGATCTGGCGACTTCGCAAGCACGGCAAGATTAGCGAGGAAGAGGAGGAGGAAGTAGAAGCGAAGGCTGCAACTCTCGTGGGTATCACTTTCTTTATTCTCGCGGCCTACATTTTATTTGAGTCAGTAATGTCGTTAGTGACGCCCGAAGCCGTAGAGCCAAGCTTATTCGGTATTGTTATAGCTGTACTTTCACTTATTATCATGCCGGGACTTGCGTATTTAAAAAATAAAACTGGTAAGGCAATCGGTAGCCACAGTCTTGTGGCAGATTCTAAACAGACTCTCGTTTGTATTATGATGTCAGTCGCCCTTCTCGTTAGCCTCGGTGCCAACTATTTCTTTGGTATTTCGTGGCTTGATCCTATTGCAGGCTTGTTCTTTGTTGCTATTCTTATTAAAGAAGGTTACGTTGCCATTAAATATAAGGATCTTTGTTAATGAGTCACGATCACGATGCAAGTCATAGCGAAAAAGGCATAAAGTTTGGTCTATTACTCAATACGGCGTATACAATTGTCGAGTTTGGCTTCGGTATTTTTACAGGAAGTCTTGCCCTTATTGCAGACGCCTCACGTAACTTAACTGACACTCTTACATTAACTATTTCATTTGTCGCTAATAAGATTGCTCGCCGTAAAGCAAATGATACAAAAACGTTTGGCTATGGCAGAGCTACAATATTAGCCGCGCTTCTAAACTCGGTGATCATGCTTGGCGTTGCGGCTTTTATTGTTTCAGAAGCCATTCAACGGCTCTCACACCCTCAAGAGGTAGAAGGCGGGATCGTTGCCATGGTGGCGTTAGTCGGTATTGCCGTAAACGGGTCAATCGCATATATCCTATATAAACAGCGGAATGATTTGAACATGCGTAGTGCTTTTATTGATATGGCATTTGATGCTCTCTCGTCGCTCGGTGCGGTTATCGCTGGTCTCGTTATCCTTTTCACGGACATACAGTGGATAGATAGTGCGGTTGGTCTTTTGATCGCGGGATTGCTAGTTTACAATACGATAAAAATTATAAAAGAAGCTGTCGGAATACTACTTGAAGGCACGCCGAGAGGCGTTGAGATGAGCTTGGTTAGTGATGTCATCTTAAAAACTGAGGCTGTCCTGCGGGTAGATGATATGCACATATGGGCAATACGATCAGGTTACAATGCTTTAAGTTGTCATATTGCTATTGATGAAGCGCAACTCATCAATAGCCGAAAAATTGTTGAAGAAGTAAAAACACGTTTATTGAAAGAGGCTAATATTCATCATGCGACCATTGAAGTCGAGCTTATGGAATGCGAAACGCATACTGAACACGAAAAACATTAAGAAGAGTTTTCACCCTAGAACCAAAGTCTCATTTCTAGAGACACTATGGATACTGGCATATATGGCGTGTATTAGTTGGATACTCTATATCTCGTACGTGAATACTCATATATAAAGTTCTATAGCTGCCAGACTTCTGCGCTAACGGTCTTATTGCCGTAATTAGCAATATGTAACACTAACTCATAGTCCTCTCCATCATCAAGACGTGTCACTTGCGTAACAATTGCGTCTGGCTCTGGATCAGGGCTTATATGTATTGCAAAACCTTTTGGTGGATTGTGGTCATTAAATGTACCAAGAGATACGCGTGGCTGTTCTTTCGACTTTACCTCGACCATACTAATCGGATATGCATCATCTGGTGTACTTGTCGTAGAGTGCATAAACTGAGCCATCTCCAGTTTTGATCTTAAATCGGTTGATGATAAAGCTTTTTTTGATGTGTGCGACACTATATACTTATCCTTCTTACAATTTCATTTTATAAGTAGTACTACTAGTACGACTTATATCTATAAATGAGTGTACAAGATTATCCTAACTATGACTAGTAGTCACTGTTACTACTAGTACCGATTGCATAATCTTAAATAAATGAGTAGACCAAATCAAGAAGATAAGCACCTAGCAGCATTCGGTAAAAGAATAGCGGCAATTCGTCGTGCACAAAAGTTGACGCAAGAGCAGCTTGCCGATAGAACTTCACTTGCAGCTGATACGATCAGTGCGATAGAACAGGGAAGACGTTGGGCAAGGCTAACTACACTTCATACCCTTGCAAAAGGATTAGGCGTTAAAGTGGATGAATTATTTAAGGGTCTATAGATAGGCTAACTAGTAGCACTTCTAGCATCGTGATAAAATATACATACACGGATAGCGTAAACAGAAAATAATCAGTATGGCTAAAGCAAAACAATCACATGAAATTTTATATGAAGCCCGTCATGAAATGGCTTTAACTCAAGTTATAGTCGCAAAAAAAGCTGGCATAAGCACAAATACTTACGCCAGGATTGAACGTGGAGAACAGCAGCCAACTGTTTCAACCTTACGAAAGTTATCTAAAGTTCTTAACGTGAGTTTATCTAAGCTACTAGAGGCTTAGCCTTAATATTGTCACCATCTGCTATTAGGCTGCTATTTCTAGATGCTTATCGAGCTTTATAAAACTTATCATTTGCGCTGCTAATTGTTCAGATTCAATTCGACGCATTACTTCACAACTATCATTCTGCGAAAGGATGTTTAAGCTTCCTTCCCATAATATCTCTCTATCTATAATTGCGAGCTTTCTATGGTGACCGCCCGTAAATAAAATGGAAACACCAGCACCTTGCAACAAATCTATAGAAAGTTCTGCTTCTCGTTGCATGTGACCTTCTTGTTCGAGAGGATCGCGGGTGTTAACTATAATCTTTAACCCATGTCTTTTTAACTTTGCGAGAGCAGGAAGAATCATTGAAACACGTCGCGTAGTCAAAAATGGACTTTCGATGATGACTTCTTTTTTGCTTCGAGATAAATCTTTTATGAAACCATCATAGAATGTTGCATTGTCGAAAAGTTGAGAAGCAGCTAGATTAGAGTCTTGAGACTTATTTCGTCGAAGATTGCGAAACATCGTCATCCTCCTCATCTAGCAATTTTCGTATCTCTAAAATATCCGATCCCTGTTTGGGTTCTTCAAAAGTTCTATTCCAGAACCTTCTCCCCAGCCATGAGATTATTACAGATACGAGAATTCCCAGCGATGGGAGTTTTTGATTTCATTTATAGTTCCTACCTCTATTAATAAGGGTTCGAATCCCACATACCTTCTTCGACGACTGATGCAGAAGGTAATTTGCCTTATAGTTAAAATAGTATGAAAATTAGAGAGAACCCAAGAATACTAGACTCGAAAAAGAAGTTAGTTAGTCTATGGTAACTTGCACTATCTGAACGGAATCAAAATAAAAAGATTCAAGAACGTGTAGCTACAGAGGTAGCTCGACATACGGGAGTAGTGGAATTTGAGCATACTGAGGAGGACGCTTATCAAGCTATGGTATTGCAATTTTTATGGATGGATCATATGGACCAAAGTCATCCCGATCAAGACGAAGAATGGGATAGATTAGCTGACATGCTACATAAACTTCCAGAGTATAAAAATTAAAATCGAAGCTTGCTGATATAGAGCAATTTATAGAACCCGAATCTTCTGAGCTAATTCGTGAGTTAGCTCACTGGCATTATTTGGAGATGTTTCTAATTCTCCCGCAATGGTCATGATCTCTGCGAGAGGGTCGTCATCTTGAAGAGATCTTGCGTAATCAGTAGCCATCATGCCCGCGATAGTGTATGCAATTTGGGGAGTTAATTCTGGATTATCAGCTAGGATAGACAGCAAACTTTTTAAGTATAACGTCAACTCTGATCGCAGTGCAGCTGCGTCATGATTTTCATATAGATTATCGTATATTATTTTAGTTGCTTCATTCATTATTGTAATAGTAACACTCTAAAGTAAAAAACGGACAGTTTTTCCAACCGCTGGCTTGCGGAGGTAGTCGTGTCCAGGACTTGTCGATGTTTACCCGTTAGGGCATGTGACCGGCCTTGACGTCAGTCGACGTCGTACTCGCTGCCCTCGACATCACGGGCGTAGAGGTAGTCGGTCGTGCCGTCGGGGTTGTCCTTGTGCTTGACGTGACCGTGGGCGGCTCCATCCTCCTTGCCGGAGTTGAAGTACGTGTTGGTCACGGTCGGGTCATCGCGCTGGGGCTTGTCCTGGAAGGACGTGGAGTTCATCGTTCCACCACTCGAACGTGGCGGTCGGGGCTCCCGACGCTTCTTCGGCCTGCCACCGTAGAACTCGGGGTGAGCGGCGCGCCCACCGTGCTCGTCAGCCCAGGCCTCGTTTCGCGCGTTGTTCTCTGCTGACCACAACATCTCCTCAAATAGAGGACGTATCTGCCAGAATTGCGCAGATAGGCGAGCAGGACTGCTCTAACCTATATTAAGGTATATAATACATCACTCTGATCTGTCAATATAAAATTGCGTATTAATAAACTATGTTTCTATGTAAATAAAGTTATTGAGCATTATTCAGAAGTCGGACAATTGTAATATGTTTGGAATAAGATGCCGCGTGAATTTAATACTCCAGAAGAGCTATGTACAGCTCAAGTAGTCTATTCGGATTATTACAGGCTGCCTGATTCTTCGAAACTGATATAGACAATTATAGTCGTGGCTCGCTTTGAATAGGGTTTTAATCATAGTAATCCTCGACGAGGATAACTCGGTCTTTATGATACACAAAACCCAACTTATCTAATCGCTTTGCAACTAGGATGAAATCATCTATCGAGGGGTGCCAGTTGAGAGACTTACCGCCAGCCATGAGATTATTACTGAGGTAAAGACGTTTGAATTTCAACGTCTTTATTTTTTACTTTGTTTTCCTTATCTGGTGGATAGGTTCGAATCCCCGCCCCAACATACTGAACCATTAATCTGCAATTTCAGAAGTACGTCCTCTAAAATCAGGCTGTAGCATAAGTTCTTTCTGACTGATAAAATAACAGTTGTAAACACAAATAAAGAATGTGGGAGATAGTAAAATGGGAAAAGTTATTATTCATGCGACCATAACACTTGATGGCTTTATGGCCGATACTAACGGAGGTGTTGACTGGATGTTCGGCTTTTCATCTGTGGACGAAGATGAAGAGGCCGTCAGTAAAGTCATGGAAGAATTAGGCGCCGTAGTCGGTGGCGCGAACAAGACACAGACTATCGAAGAAGGTGAAGAACCTTATGGTGGTATGCTGAAGATTCCGGTATACGAAATGACCCATGAGGCGCATGAACCGGTTAAAAGAGACGGCGTAACCTATACTTTTATCGTTGATGACATTACGCACGCAGTCGAAGCGGCCAAAGCCGCCGCCGGTGATAAGAGCGTAGCGCTTTTGGGAGGTAGCATCTCTCGGCAATGCCTAAAGCTTGGCCTAGTAGATGAAATCCAATTACACGTAGTACCTCTGCTGCTGGGTGACGGTATTTCATTATTTGGCGGGCTCGGAGAGCGTATTAAGTTGGAGCGGCTAGAAACAGCGGCCTTTGCGAGCGAAACCCACCTACGATACCGCGTCGTTAAGTAATTGCAACTTCTGATATGTCAGGAGCAGGCTCGGCCGAATGGTGCTCCAATTTCGGACTATATGACCAGCCAAGATTATTCAATGAAAAAAGATGTCCAAATTTGGACATCTTTTTGTTATTCGTGTTCTTGTAACTTCAGGATGAATGCCCGCTATTGCGCGTAGGATATTGACGGCCTTACGTCTTGTTCTTTAAGACCTCATAACGAATGTGCGTTACGAGACTTGTGCCACCAATCTCAATAGGTTTTAATCTAAGATCGGATATACCTTCAAATAATCGTGCTCCGGCACCGATTGTAGCAGGTACAATATGAAGCCATAGTTCATCAATAAAATGTGCAGCTAAATACTGATTAACGGTATTCGCACCCCCAGCAACTGCAACATTTTTATCTCCCGCAGCCTCTTTGGCTTGTCGAAGTGCTGATGCAATACCATCAGTTATGAAAATAAACTTAGTATCGCCTTCCATACTAATCGGTTCACGTGGCTCTTCGGACAGGACAAATACCGAGGCATGATACGGAGGATTATCGCCCCACCAACCTTTCCAATCGGCATCACTGCGTTTTTCTTTCGGCCCAAACATGTTG
Proteins encoded in this window:
- a CDS encoding metalloregulator ArsR/SmtB family transcription factor; this translates as MEVIKNSEVLARFGHAISDPTRARILLALRTAPGYPAELAATLDVSKQSLSNHLYCLKCCGLVIATSEGRRTRYELSDIKLSHALNDLLGVVLDVDSAYCLNDENNNGEKK
- a CDS encoding HXXEE domain-containing protein: MKDQSNHLRIFWLPLILLIIHSIDEVVTGFPNWATEYFGTTTLPFFIYTHIPVLVLVFLSSFFAARNKGGEFWRILATAWAVQFVANGLFHIGTSIISKEFTPGILTAVLLLLPLSFLFIRRVLSSKLLSKKQFYLSSAIGIVLYTLAAISLSFEGSIDWMLKT
- a CDS encoding cation transporter; this translates as MTFKKTHRLGLILSYITVGYNVVEGIVSVILGAMTGSIALAGFGLDSFIESMSGSVMIWRLRKHGKISEEEEEEVEAKAATLVGITFFILAAYILFESVMSLVTPEAVEPSLFGIVIAVLSLIIMPGLAYLKNKTGKAIGSHSLVADSKQTLVCIMMSVALLVSLGANYFFGISWLDPIAGLFFVAILIKEGYVAIKYKDLC
- a CDS encoding thioredoxin domain-containing protein, whose amino-acid sequence is MENKRLLIIIGVIIVGFGGLVALTKLNATETKSNGSDNLYGKLDSPVQLTEFVDFQCEACYAFYPTVKAVKEKYKDQVKFQVKNFPISSAHANSLAAAASAQAAAKQGKFWEMHNLLFERQKMWENDTNRDEVFASFANELSLNPDQFKSDVASSETRATINADLDEVKRLGGDGTPTFVLNGKKIDNPENSIEAFSAMLDKELEKVPKN
- a CDS encoding phospholipase D-like domain-containing protein, which codes for MFRNLRRNKSQDSNLAASQLFDNATFYDGFIKDLSRSKKEVIIESPFLTTRRVSMILPALAKLKRHGLKIIVNTRDPLEQEGHMQREAELSIDLLQGAGVSILFTGGHHRKLAIIDREILWEGSLNILSQNDSCEVMRRIESEQLAAQMISFIKLDKHLEIAA
- a CDS encoding dihydrofolate reductase family protein translates to MSKVTCGMTMSLDGFVAGLDQSFEKPFGNIPDNLLHEWMFKEGSQHKAALDGLMDAGAFIMGSNMFGPKEKRSDADWKGWWGDNPPYHASVFVLSEEPREPISMEGDTKFIFITDGIASALRQAKEAAGDKNVAVAGGANTVNQYLAAHFIDELWLHIVPATIGAGARLFEGISDLRLKPIEIGGTSLVTHIRYEVLKNKT
- a CDS encoding cation diffusion facilitator family transporter, with amino-acid sequence MSHDHDASHSEKGIKFGLLLNTAYTIVEFGFGIFTGSLALIADASRNLTDTLTLTISFVANKIARRKANDTKTFGYGRATILAALLNSVIMLGVAAFIVSEAIQRLSHPQEVEGGIVAMVALVGIAVNGSIAYILYKQRNDLNMRSAFIDMAFDALSSLGAVIAGLVILFTDIQWIDSAVGLLIAGLLVYNTIKIIKEAVGILLEGTPRGVEMSLVSDVILKTEAVLRVDDMHIWAIRSGYNALSCHIAIDEAQLINSRKIVEEVKTRLLKEANIHHATIEVELMECETHTEHEKH
- a CDS encoding helix-turn-helix transcriptional regulator yields the protein MAKAKQSHEILYEARHEMALTQVIVAKKAGISTNTYARIERGEQQPTVSTLRKLSKVLNVSLSKLLEA
- a CDS encoding dihydrofolate reductase family protein: MGKVIIHATITLDGFMADTNGGVDWMFGFSSVDEDEEAVSKVMEELGAVVGGANKTQTIEEGEEPYGGMLKIPVYEMTHEAHEPVKRDGVTYTFIVDDITHAVEAAKAAAGDKSVALLGGSISRQCLKLGLVDEIQLHVVPLLLGDGISLFGGLGERIKLERLETAAFASETHLRYRVVK
- a CDS encoding helix-turn-helix transcriptional regulator is translated as MSRPNQEDKHLAAFGKRIAAIRRAQKLTQEQLADRTSLAADTISAIEQGRRWARLTTLHTLAKGLGVKVDELFKGL